GAGGGCTTCGCTGTTCGTTGTATCGGATGATGGGCTTTGTCCTGGCTAATAGTTTTAACTTCAGGGAATTTGTGAAGTGTAAAAATGGGGTTACCTGCTAATCTAGAactttatttggttttaaattaaaatgcttttgaaggcgtaaacattcatttttagGAGATGTTAACTGAATGTTTTGAGcttaaaaaccttaaaatatttgttgcaGATGTGACAGCTGAGGCAGTAGGTGTAGCTATTGCTGCACCTCCATCAGAAGGGGAGGCAAATGCAGAGCTGTGTCGCTACCTCTCTAAGGTGCTAGAAGTGAAGAAGAGTGAAGTAATTTTAGAGAAGGtacttcctttattttcctttgccacCTTTCTTTCAGTCTTGCCCTACTGCAATTTAAATTCAAGACTTTGAAACCTGCTCATTGAGTACAGGGAGCTTCTCTCCAAGTTCAGTCCAAAAGACATTGTAAAGGTGTGTAGTCAAGTTGATGGAATGATTAATTGAGAACAAACCTCGTGTATGAAAAACCACAGCTGACCTTGAGTCAAAACAATTCTCATCATGATGTATTTTCCAAGTATGTGTggttcatgttttctgtttttttcaaagattcTCGTTTTCACGTCAAATGCAGCTCACAAAACTTGTGGAATGTGCATTTTATTAATagcttttcattcatttttttgaagtaaCATGTATTTGAGTGAAAAATTTCTGACAACTGTCACACATAAGCAAGAGCACACATAAGCAGTTGGATTATAGCTGGGCCTCGAGTTTCTTTGTGTTAGAATTTACATGTCTTGACTTTGGCGAGTGGAAActctttgttttattcattgcactgaataaataatttgttttattcattGTACTTAAAGTCAGTTTTTCCAGCCACATTCATTTATAGTTTATGAACATAagaacacagtgaaaaatggtgctttttgtttttgtctgtTGGTTTAATATAGTAGTTGTAGAAGTCTGTTAAAGGGTAGTGGTAAATGGCAATGTGATCAATGAATTGAGCAACATGTTGCCAAAAGGTAGATATGCAAAGATTTGGGTCTTGTTTTTCATGAATCATGGGCAAACTGCTTCATTTGTTTATCAACATTTTACAGATAACATTGTTTTCCTACCTTACAGGGATGTTCAGGTTTAATTAGATCATTCTCATAAGTGTCAAGTGGACTTGAGCATAAAAGGGGCCAGTGTTGTCTGACCTTGATTCAGTTATTCTGACCTATGGTGTCCGAATAATTACatgcaaatgtttgtttttcacaagccactgtttgttttctgtgaagttttgtCGTAAAGTCTGTATTTTACCTGTggcttagattttttttctgtcctgatcTAGGTATAAACAGCAAGTGATTTTTGGTACTGGTCACTCTCTTACATGCTACTTGCTTTATAAGTGCTGACATTAACAAAACCAACCTAAATCAGAAAATTGGTGGGAAATGGTCCAGTATAAAACTGAAGTTACCAGATTTCTGTGCAAGGGCCTTGATTTTCATCACCAGCTGGCTAGACTGCTTCAAAAATctactttaaattttaaatctcATGCTATATTTCTGTATAGTGGTGTTAAggactttttcctccttcagggTGTCCCTTGTGggattttcaaaattttcaccAGGCTGCAGATCAACGAGCAACTTGTTTCTCATGATTTACTGAATACTATCAAAGTAGTGTCTTCAGGCAATATGAAATGAGTTTGCAGCTTTGCCAGTTCCTATGtgaaatagcctttttttttcattaataaaaaaacaggTCAATAATATTTCTAATAACGGCTGTATGAATCTCAATGTCTTCTAGATTATATatgatgtgatttgttttcatttagttGATATTGCCAACCCAAGAATTCAGCCTAAGAGTAACTAATACTCTATGGGAGACAACTCTGAAGAAAGATATGAAAACGCAGTTATCAAATGCACACACACCTATATAAACACAcccacttttaaaaaacaaaaatgcaagttAGTTGGAGTCTTGATTCTAGGTGATAGAAGTGAATTACGGAAACATCactctttgctttttgttctagCCTAAAAAAAGACCATCATTTCAGGGCGTGCTTTGGGACCTGTATCCTACTTTAAAAAGAGAGTAGATAAGACATTGTTTTCTACCTTTCAAATAACTAGAAAGGACATTGATGAACTATCACTTACTGCTGTTAATCCTGCATACCCACGGTTtaagaactatttttaaaatacctgatGTGTTTGGCATTACAGTGAGGTTTTCTTGGAATGTGTATATGGTGGTGATtctctgaaagattttttttgtgtgtgtgtgtgtctaaaCCAGGGTGGTAAATCACGTGAAAAAGTGGTGAAGATTTTGGTGTCAATGACACCAGATGAAAtcttagaaaaactgaaaaaagaagctTCCAGTTGACCTAAAACAAGAGTGGGAAATGGGACAACGCATCTTGGTAAATGGACTGATACTGTCTCTTAATGTAAATCTGGTCATGTTGAGAATGTGAGTAATGATTGGGGAAAGATCCTTCTTTCAGCACCTCCCTTGTTAATGTAACTGCTGTGTAGTTGAGGGTTTTGTGTAGGTTTGGTTAGAAAAACTCATCTTTACTGAGGCTCTGTATCTGCTTCTGTCactacagactttttttcctctctggatAGTTTCCTGTTGGTaagatttttcctcttccctggtCCCTAAACAAATGGTTTAGAAAACTTGTTTCTTAGTGAAACCAAGTTTGGTTAACGAAGTGAAAGGTTTGGAGTGACAAGCTTCAATGTGAAAAGTAGTACAAAAGGAAGAGTCTGCCTGAATGGTAAAGACCTTGGAAGAACATTCTCTTCAATGTCTAATAGCAGGTACTGGCTGCAGTTTTGCGCTATGCACATATGTCATCTAAAATAAACATACCTGAAGCCAATATACTATTGTTGATCATTCAGGCAAGGTAAAAGCAGAATGGCCTGAAGGACTGCAACAAAATCAAGTTTACGCTATGAGAAACCGACCCAGAACCCGGTAATTGCATACACGGTGTCACTTTATAGTAGTCTGTAGTTAGTTTCCTGAAAAGTAGAGATAAAATTTTTTATCTTTGCCAAATGTATATCAAGTGTAATgactgtttttaataaaaggggcaaaaaatattatcaaactttgttttgtgtttatatttttagcaaaaaaaaaaaggagggttCCTAGAAGTCACTTATTggagtgttatttttaaacagggCTTTGTTGCGTTCTTTCCTTGGTTTAAAAATGAGTAATATTCCGACATGTAGAGAACTGAGCAGTCTCATTTGTAGAACAGAACAAGAAGTCTGAAACAAGATGGGCAACTGTACTCTAGTCTCAGGGCTTCTAGTCTTCTCATTAGAAGGCGGCTTAACCTCTCTTTATCATGCTTTGGATGTCAGAGTAGGATTTAACTAGTATTTCCTAAAAATATATGTGATATCTTACATGTCTATGGTaagagtttgcttttttgtctgcATCACTGCTGATGTCTGAAATTGTTCTATCTTTATTATGGttgtcatttttatatatatacatatatatacacacacatgtactAAAATAATAcctaaagtaaaaaagaaaagctgttctgaagTTTTGCTTAAGTTTTGTCATACCTTCTGGAAAACAATGTTACGAATACATAAGTTACAGCTAAATTTCTTTACCAGCTTCATGCAGTGCAGACTTCACAGctcataatatattttttcatggaCAAAAGTCTTTTGCTTTAGGAGATTCTTTATGCTTCctgttttcataaatattgCAACCATTGTTTTTAGAGTTGGAGAACTGGTGTTTGTCAAGATGACAGCTCCTTTAAGGTGACTCATTTTAAAGTTGTTACGAAAAATGTTACTGTCTTGTTTGGACACTGCTTGGAGAACTAAGTCTCcagggttttttgctgtttgcttaaTGGTTTGCATTTGGGCTCCGTATTTTCTCAGGCTTTTGGTCAGCCATGCATTGCTTCAGTTGACTCTCTTTACTTATCCTTTTCAGTCTTTGTGAGGCTGGCTTTtactgttcagttttgggttATGACTCCTTGCTGTTTCATCTGTTCTTGCCCAGCAGGGGGGTACCATGTCTTGCAGAAAAATTAAGGCAAAGCAAGCAAACGTcggtggtggttttgtttttttcgCATTTCCTAAACTTCTTTTTATTGTGAGTGGAGAAAGCAATCCAAAGACTGAGAAATCCTGCATTTAGAAGTTATATTGTGAGTTGGATGCTGTAACTGTCATTATGAAGATTTCTTTGGAAGCTAATGCCATGTGCtatattatatgtattatattCTATATTGAAATAATGTACACTTTTGCATTACTTCAGACCCAGATTGAGGTAGGGGCTGGGTAGGCAGGTGCAGTCTCTGAAGTACATTGGTCTTCAGGGTTGATTATCTACAATGATGGCCAGTTTAATCTTTCGGTTCCCTCTGTGTCTTGTCAAAATGTTCTGCCTGGTCTTTGCTAGCTTCTGCTTCAGAGGTTCCCTGAAGCCTTTCCTAAACACCTTCAGCTGGCTTTTGGCATCCTAATCAGTAAAGTAACTTGAAGACAAATAGGGTGCCTTCTGTGTATTACGCTGTCGTTTTTATGTAATGTGAGTCAGTCATATTGTCATATTCATCACTTGTCCATCAGAAGACAAGTACTGTTCAGTTAGGAAGTTTATTAGTCCTTGGGAAAACAACCACTGTGCCCTCCTCCctattgcatttctgttttccgTAGCATTTACAAGGGGAGAGCCATGTATATAACACTGATTTTTTGCTTGGCCAAGCCAAGTACTGCTTCTGTCTGGATTGTAATATGGCATTTAAGACTCACTTCAATCTGTCCAGTTCAGTCatcatacagtattttttcaaaacttgttGCAGTTGGTAGGTTTTTAGCTTTGTTTCTTAGGAAGCAGAAATATTGATGGCACGTATTGAAGCCCTGGCTTCTGTTGCTCAAGGCATTACTTAGTTGGGGCCTCAGTGATTGTgtaaaaaaagccacagcaggTGGATGTCACAGTAGCAATCGAAGCAGAGGAGTGGAAATTAAATTCTCCTGGTGGTAGTGCCCTGTCTCACTTAAGATCGAAATAGCGGATTAGCTAGTACTGTGGCAAATAAAGCTGTTATGTGCTAGGAACAGAGAATTTATTTGAGtaaccaaaattattttagaaaggtAGCATAAATAACTCTGGGGTGCCATATGTAATATCTGAGAGCCTCTCATATCAAAGTTTTTCATGCAGTCTTCCCATTATATCAATAATATCTTGGTTGTGGATACATGTATCCTGGTGAAATGCCTGGGAGGCAGGAGTTGCTGGTCCATTGTACATCAAAAGTGAGGTACAGAAGAGTTAAGCAGCTTGCGTGACCAAACAGGTCAATGCCGAAACTGATACAAGCCTAGCTCCTTCAAATCTTGTATTAAAATCCTAACCTGCCAACTATTTCTTCGTGAGTGAGACAGTGAAATATCTTTCATTCTATTGAGAAAATTGTGGTAGCAAATATCCCTAACTCTTCACCAGCGTATGTTTTTAACAGAATAGAACTTTGTGGTATTCTAGGAGGCTTCTTCAAAGAATTTCAAAAAACTTTTCATGTGCCCTGTCTCAAAATGAAACTTAACTTGTAATTTTAGACCTGTTTAAATACATTGTGGTGCTGGTTGCTACCCTCCTTTTACTTGGTCTCTGCTTTATCCTTGTGCATTAAGCTACATGATTACTCAGCTACTTGAAATCCTACTACTGACTCAGGCACTGTCTTCTTTTCCTAATACATTGACCGATTTCAGTAAAATCTGTCTAATGATGATTTAATATCTTACTGCTTACAGACGTGGGCAGtcagtgcatttttttatataattattttaacatcaGCAAAATAGAAGTTATCTGAATAAATTCTATGCCTGTCTTAGGTCATAGAATATTCTTGGTCTTTCATCCACTcgattgcatttattttctaaaatccaACTTTGAAAGTAGGTATATGGTTTCATTAAAGTACTCTAATATGCTAATTAAGGGTATTTAATTATACCCTCTGAAGCTGGCCTCTTTGCTGTTTTACTTTCAATCTACTCCATTTATCATCTGCAGTGCATTCCTATCTCTCCTGTTAGTCCCAAGTGGTTCTAAATCCCCATTTCTCCAGGTATCATCGGTCTAAATAATCCTGTGTAATTGACAACTTTGTCAATAACTGGCAGTGGCAATTTACCAGAAAGCACAGTTTAATATCTTCCTGCTTTCAGCTTCCAGGAGGATAGATACACCTGATCTTTCTACTCATTACTTCAGGTCTCACTCTGTGTTTCCCCTCTCGTAATGTTTATTTGCATATGCAAAACCTGAACCAGCTGaggcccttttttttttaattgttcacTTTAACCTACTATAGTCCCCTCTTAATGTTTTTAGTCTTCATCTTAGGAGGATGATTCATTGCCATGTTAGGCGTTACAAAAATGTGC
This genomic stretch from Falco naumanni isolate bFalNau1 chromosome 7, bFalNau1.pat, whole genome shotgun sequence harbors:
- the C7H15orf40 gene encoding UPF0235 protein C15orf40 homolog isoform X1 — its product is MPALGGFRRLLAAPVRRGGTMPRKGKGAGKEPAGPGAAAGPVVAAGDGCVRVAVRAKPGSRCSAVTDVTAEAVGVAIAAPPSEGEANAELCRYLSKVLEVKKSEVILEKGVPCGIFKIFTRLQINEQLVSHDLLNTIKVVSSGNMK
- the C7H15orf40 gene encoding UPF0235 protein C15orf40 homolog isoform X2, which translates into the protein MPALGGFRRLLAAPVRRGGTMPRKGKGAGKEPAGPGAAAGPVVAAGDGCVRVAVRAKPGSRCSAVTDVTAEAVGVAIAAPPSEGEANAELCRYLSKVLEVKKSEVILEKGGKSREKVVKILVSMTPDEILEKLKKEASS